The genomic region TTCCTCTTACGAAAAAAGTGTTTGTATTCATAATGTCAaagtaagttttttgtttttacattttgatgATTTAGTGTTATTTACAATCTCTTCGTACACAGTTAACACTCGAAAACCATATTCATTGGTTGAAACCTttggaataaatttttcaataaaaaaaacaacacagtTGATTTTGACATTATCAATTTCTTTTGACAAATTCTTGTGTTTGATCAATCGACACAACCTTATATAATTCAATCATGGTTTTGAATaatgaaatagttttttttgacaaattctttgtgataaatctataaacaaatttaacaataatgtTCGTAAATCTTAGACTTGTTTCCTatgttaatatgtacatactaatgCTAAGTGAAACATTcagtaaaaaaatgttgtaaaattattcattcaaaaaaatagtattttcttacaaatttaaaaacaaacaaaaattgaatatcaaacaatttttatttattcaaatactTACAGCAGAGCAACTTTTCGAATAGTAATGATCGGGTAATATTCATACGAACGGTTACAAACCGGATATTCGAATCATCGGTTTTCAAGATATTCGAATAATTTTAAGAGTACTAGTACacacataaaataaacaaataatcagtatgttgagccgagtcgatttaattatgtccgtctgtctgtccgtctgtatatatacgaactagtccctcaatttttaagatatcgttttgaaattttacaaatgtcattttctcttccgatatcgggccactataacatatagctaccatacaaactgaacaatcggaataaagttcttgtatggaaagctttcacatttcacgatatatcttcacgaaatttggtgtgagttattgttcatagaaataatgtaatatcggaagaaattgttcagatcgaattactatagcatatagcttccatacaaactgaatacatagttactgaaagaaatgcacctgtgaaaggtatattagcttcggtgcagccgaagttaacgtgttttcttgttcattataaaatttgcattttttctttgtCAAAATGTTTTTATCTTCACTTAAAGCgagcgaaataaaaaataaaaacggaaGGTTAAAATTACTTATtgcgtatatgtacattatttacTTAGTTTattctgattaaaaaataaactttatttacatatttgaaaattttttttataaaactcatACTAATGTTTTTCTTATCATATCTCACTCTATCCCCTTCTCTTCCTTTTTATAGAGTTCCGACGGAAAATCATTGGTAATTCATTATTTCTCTAAAAGTAAGTTAAGTCAATTATACGAAATGGCAGTGATTTCCTTGATTCATGTGATTTTCTTTAATTCCTCATAAGCAATTAAGGCCCCTATTACCGTTTTCAAACCAACTGTATGATGCAGAAGCATGGACTATGACAACATCTGAGAAgtcgacgttaagagttttcgagtaaaaggttctgcggaagatttatggtcttttgcgcattggccgcggtgaataccgcagtcgatggaacgatgagctgtaggaAATAtaggacgacattgacatagttcaacgaattatttacgaattattaccataaaattgaaagtgtattttGGGGAACAACCGAACTATGCAAGTGACAACAATTGAAGGTTTCCGTACCTATTTGGAAATGAAAACCAACCAACCAAACACTGTGTTTACTTCTCTAAATGTAttagaaaattatattgtaGAAGAAAAGCGGAAAATGTACTTCAAACCAAAATAACTGACTActacaaatgaaaaatgttaaaaggaacaaaattgatttttttttatatagcgAATTTTCTTTACAGCGAAGTAAATATCCAGTCCCTTGGAAATCGTTATAGGGAGTTTCGACTGTATATCAaaacttatttctttttttataattattcacCTTTTTGTGAGCAATAACTAAATTAAAGTGCTTTcatattcttttaaaaattttcagcttaTTAATTATTTGTCAAATCTTAATCCTTACAagcaaattgtaattgaaaatcaTAATGCGAAAAAAAGATTTGGGTTCAATTTAAGTCGAATGTTTCTCTTATTCGAATCAGAATTTAGATTCATTCGAGTCCATGACAGTTGAAAGTTGGTTCCAAAGCAGAACAGAACCGATGATTTCCATTTGGATTCGGGTTCTTGTCTAGTCAATGTAAGTCAAACCGGCGCCATTCTTCTCAATTATTTTGtagattttattttgttggcACATTTACTATTAGAAGAAACACTGGGATCACaagcaaacaaattatttagacaaaagcaaaattaacggcactttgaaatatttactcttttttattttacgcgTACTGTGTATGTTCGtattaatttgtatttgcatatattataatttatagcttttatatatgtatacattagagcacaaattatgaattttgaatattcacgGCACAACATGCGGTGATGACTATTTTAATTGTGACAATATGTTGAATTACATGCAAACACATGAATATTATTGTGTAAAAGgtccaaatatgtatataaacatacaatttttgttttgtgttgcaCAATTTTTAATCTCGATGTCAAATACcaataactaaaatatataatttctaaATAGTGGAAAGTAAAATGTggcaaaaattgatttttcttcaTATCTGTAAAGctaattttaacatttattccgatttaaaaactgaaattttttcgtGTAATTTCTATGCATAGGCTTAAACTATTCCCCTTATGATGTAATACAGCTAGATCAAGTATTATATTCCTTTACCATAAGAATCAAATGATTAGACGATGTACATGACTTGGGTTTATTGACTGTTGACGTTTTACCGTGGTATTGCCATCCACTGTCACCACGTTAACAACATGACTACTTGGCTGGTGATGCGATTGCAAATGGGTATGATGGTGGCTAATGTCCCCAACAGTACTGGTGTTACTACTGCTTGGATGAAGTAGTGACGTTGTGGCTTTGACTCGTCTATGTAAAATGCGTTTAccctaataaaaaattaattagtataCAGCAAGTAAAATCATAATACAAGAGTATACCTGTCGTGTTTTGTTTGATTTGGATTCTTCTATTAGACTATTTGGCACTTGAAATAACGCTTCTCCACGCGTTATCAGCATATTGGTAAGACGGCAGCACTGTGCAGCCATTTTCACTTGTTCCTCAATACTATTTTTGTCCGTTGGGTGTATGTAACGTGGCGGGAAAAAGGATGGTGCAATTATTGTTGCAACATTGTGCATATTCATTTTATTGTAATCTTTTTGTTCAATAATGTTGTTCAGAAAACGTATCAGAGTCCGCAATGTGTTTCGATTTTCATGTGGTAGCATCTGAACGACAATCGCCAGAGCTTTTGCTTGATCTGCTATTGGCAAAGCATGGCATTGATAGAAAAGTTGAATTAGTTCATTCGTGAGCAGTGGTTGAGGAAGCTCCCGTAGCCAACGCTTGAGTAGGGCACTTAGATCATGCACACTAGTTGAACTCAATAGTTGCGTGAACTTTTTCGGCTTCTGATAGAAAGTCGACTCTAGCTCATTGTAAAGGATTTcagtctaaatttaaaattattaaatcaaaTTGCATATAATATTCATCGGGAAAAGAAAATTACCTTTTGCTTGTGCCCGGCAACGCGCAGAATACCTTCCTCTTTAGCACCCCGCTTATTTAGTTCCTCTAGAAGGCCTTCTAAAAACAATGGCACCAACGTGGAGTCTCTACCTGTTATTTGCTGATCACGCCGTATAAGAGCATTTAAAGAAACGCCAAAGAGGTGACCCTCTTCTTTTCGACGTCTTTTAAATGGTTTCCGCTTATCAAGCGAAACATGATTTCGATCGAATAATGCCGCTAATTCTAACCAGAAAACAGCTTGAAGACGTTTCAAATCTGTTTCGTTAATGGTATCTATGTCTGTACAAAACTCCAATGAAGCGTCACTATTATCCACAACatcctaaataaaaaataaatattggagAAAATCAAATTATATGCTTTTCCTAAATTAAATAGCATTAATCTAGTTCAGCCACTTACCACTCCATCTTGACTAGAAGTCTCAcggaacatattttcaaaactaataCCGTCCCTAGAAGATGGCGAGTTCTGTACACTTTGTGGGGGGGTCTCCAAGTGTATTTTTTGCGGAGTGCTCTCCGAAGAAGAAGAGCTCGACAGGCGCGCAGTATTAGATAGACATTCGTCACTCGATTCTCCTGAAGCGTTGGTATCACTGTTTGAATATTGTATAAGTTGACCGTGTACACGACTATAATGGAAAAGTTTCGTTTTTTAATTGGTGAATAAAAAGCTTCGAAATATACAAACCCCACTGAGCAGGATGGATCCGAACCAGAACGATTTCGTGGGATATGGATGGTGCCAATACGAGAAAAACCTAACAGCTCAATGCCCTCTGCAGCAAACATTGGAATATCACAGCGAACGTGTGAACCTCGAAAAATGTCTTGCGAACCTTTAAGTGGAGCACTTGGCGTCCGACGGAGTCgctgtttttgatttttgcccAATTGTAATGTCTGATGGCCGTTTCCTGAGTCTGCAACTGAGCCATGATCGAAAATGCTCACAAAGCTTGGTCTgcataaagaaattaaagatgacaacattttttttattaaatttattaaaaatgtatgtatttaatttatacacatacgtatgtatgcttGATTAATTTCGACATTCAAGACGtgtattttctgtttatttagAAATTACTTACATCGATGTGTTTCCCCAAACTTCGTCTCCGTGGATAGAGTCTAAGGAGTCAGGAGTAGCACTGCGAGATCGTGTTCCTGTACTGGATTCCTACAATTTATATTactattttagcaaagaaatatacaattgtAACATGTCTTTTGCTTACATCAAAATCTCGAAAGACATCCCTAATATCAGGTTTGCGTTTTTGGCGATTTTTCGTCCGACCTCTTACTGTGTGGTTCAG from Bactrocera tryoni isolate S06 chromosome 3, CSIRO_BtryS06_freeze2, whole genome shotgun sequence harbors:
- the LOC120771125 gene encoding rho GTPase-activating protein conundrum isoform X1 translates to MPYFPNINKSQHVKMTSSNTSLDNTSDQDYSEFLNEYQTNSPHNEPEAHYEEGELEAEWLVAAGFPQLIKPFEQGLELRTSELEPILASLSMPHAEAIKQRVRALNHTVRGRTKNRQKRKPDIRDVFRDFDESSTGTRSRSATPDSLDSIHGDEVWGNTSIPSFVSIFDHGSVADSGNGHQTLQLGKNQKQRLRRTPSAPLKGSQDIFRGSHVRCDIPMFAAEGIELLGFSRIGTIHIPRNRSGSDPSCSVGRVHGQLIQYSNSDTNASGESSDECLSNTARLSSSSSSESTPQKIHLETPPQSVQNSPSSRDGISFENMFRETSSQDGVDVVDNSDASLEFCTDIDTINETDLKRLQAVFWLELAALFDRNHVSLDKRKPFKRRRKEEGHLFGVSLNALIRRDQQITGRDSTLVPLFLEGLLEELNKRGAKEEGILRVAGHKQKTEILYNELESTFYQKPKKFTQLLSSTSVHDLSALLKRWLRELPQPLLTNELIQLFYQCHALPIADQAKALAIVVQMLPHENRNTLRTLIRFLNNIIEQKDYNKMNMHNVATIIAPSFFPPRYIHPTDKNSIEEQVKMAAQCCRLTNMLITRGEALFQVPNSLIEESKSNKTRQGKRILHRRVKATTSLLHPSSSNTSTVGDISHHHTHLQSHHQPSSHVVNVVTVDGNTTVKRQQSINPSHVHRLII
- the LOC120771125 gene encoding rho GTPase-activating protein conundrum isoform X2, with translation MVAGNIYGLELRTSELEPILASLSMPHAEAIKQRVRALNHTVRGRTKNRQKRKPDIRDVFRDFDESSTGTRSRSATPDSLDSIHGDEVWGNTSIPSFVSIFDHGSVADSGNGHQTLQLGKNQKQRLRRTPSAPLKGSQDIFRGSHVRCDIPMFAAEGIELLGFSRIGTIHIPRNRSGSDPSCSVGRVHGQLIQYSNSDTNASGESSDECLSNTARLSSSSSSESTPQKIHLETPPQSVQNSPSSRDGISFENMFRETSSQDGVDVVDNSDASLEFCTDIDTINETDLKRLQAVFWLELAALFDRNHVSLDKRKPFKRRRKEEGHLFGVSLNALIRRDQQITGRDSTLVPLFLEGLLEELNKRGAKEEGILRVAGHKQKTEILYNELESTFYQKPKKFTQLLSSTSVHDLSALLKRWLRELPQPLLTNELIQLFYQCHALPIADQAKALAIVVQMLPHENRNTLRTLIRFLNNIIEQKDYNKMNMHNVATIIAPSFFPPRYIHPTDKNSIEEQVKMAAQCCRLTNMLITRGEALFQVPNSLIEESKSNKTRQGKRILHRRVKATTSLLHPSSSNTSTVGDISHHHTHLQSHHQPSSHVVNVVTVDGNTTVKRQQSINPSHVHRLII